The genomic DNA ATGCGGTGGCGCAGGCGGGCGGCGCCGGCGGGCGCGCCGAGCACGTCGAGGGTGCCGGTGACGCGGGCCTGGGTGCCGACGATGGCGCGCATGAGGGTGGTCTTGCCGCAACCTGAGGGGCCGAGGAGGCCGGTGACCTGGCCGCGCGGGACGTCGAAGTCGAGGTCGTGGAGCACGGTGGCCCCGCCGCGGACCACGGACAGCCCGCGGGCGTGGACGGCCCCCGGCCCGGTATTCACCATGCGTTGAACATCCTGGGGACCCGGAGCGCTGTCAAGGAACAGGGGCACCCGGCGAGCCGGGTGCCCCTGCGCCGTACGGACCGGAGCCCTCAGGCCCGTACGCGATCCGCCTCCGGCAGCCCGGCCGCCGTGTCCGCGGCCGCCGGCGCGCGCCGCGTCTCCTGCCGGAACAGGGCGCCCGGCCACCACGTCCACTTGCCCAGGTCGAGCGCCAGCGCCGGCACCATGACCGTGCGGATCAGGAACGTGTCCAGCAGCACGCCTACCCCGACCAGCACGCCCATCTGCGCCATCGTCACCAGCGGCAGCCCGGCGAAGACCGAGAACGTCGCGGCGAGCACGATCCCCGCCGACGTGATCACGCCGCCGGTCGACGTCAGGCCGGTGAGGACCCCCTTCGCGTGGCCGTGCAGCGCGACCTCCTCCCTGACCCGGGTCATGAGGAAGATGTTGTAGTCGATGCCGAGCGCGGTCAGGAACACGAAGCCCATCAGGGGGATGGACCAGTCGACCGCGGCGAAGTCGAAGACGTGGTCGAAGAGGAGGTACGACGCCCCCAGCGCGGCCACGTTCGACAGCACGGCGGTGGCGAGCAGCACAAGAGGTGCCACCAGCGCGCGGAGGAGCCCGATCAGCACCAGGAAGACCACCAGCAGCACGATCGGCACCACCACCCGCAGGTCGCGGTCCGCCGCCCGCTGGGTGTCCAGCGCCTCCGCCGTCGTGCCGCCGACGAGCGCGTCCGCGCCCTCGACTTCGCCCACCGCGGTGCGCAGGTCGTCGATGGTGTCCTTGGCCGCGTCGGAGTCGGGTTCGTCGTCGAGGGTGACGCGCAGGGCGGCGAGGTCGCCGGTGGTGTCGCCGTCGGTCACTCCCGCCACGCCGTCGACCTTCCCGACCGCGGCCCGTACGGCGTCCTTCGCATCCGCGTTGGTGACGATGTCGGCCGGGTCGGAGGCGCCGGAGGGGTAGTGCGCGGAGATGCGTTCCTGCGCGACGACCGACTCGGGCTTGTCCTGGAACAGTTCCGACTGCTTCAGACCGAAGTCCATGCCGACGACGCCGAACACAAGCAGAGCGGTGACGCCCAGCGACATCAGCCACGACCAGCGCGGCCGGCGCGCGACCGCGGCGCCGATCCGGGACCACACCGTGCGGTGCCCGTGCACCGGGGTGCCGTAGCGCGGTACGAACGGCCAGAAGACCCACCGGCCGACGATCACCAGCAGCGCCGGCAGCACCGTGACCAGCGCGAGGAACGCGCACACCGCGCCGACCGCGCCGACCAGGCCGAGGGAGCGGGAGGAGCTGATGTCGGCGAAGTACAGGCAGGACAGGCCGACGGCGATGGTCGCGGCGGAGGCCAGGATCGCGGGGAAGCAGCGGCGCAGCGCCAGTTGCATGGCCTCGTGGCGGTCCTCGTGGCGGTGCAGCTCCTCGCGGTAGCGGGCGATGAGCAGCAGCGCGTAGTCCGTACCGACGCCGAAGACGAGGACCATCAGGATCCCGGCCGCCTGCGGGTCGACGGGCAGGGAGGCGTGCTTGGCGAGGAGGTACGTGGCGGCCTGGGTGAGGACGGCGGCGAAGCCGACGGCCAGCACGGGGAAGAGCCACAGGACCGGGCTGCGGTACGTGATCAGCAGGAGGACGGTGACGACGGCCAGGGTCGCGAGCATCAGGGTCGCGTCGAGGGAGTCGAAGACGGCGACGGAGTCGGCGAGGGAGGCCGCCGGGCCGCCCACCTCCACGTCGACGCCGGGCGGGGCGCCGTCGGCGGCCACGTCGCGTACGTCCTCGATGGTGTCGGTGAGGTCTTCCTCGTCGGTGATCGGCACGAGGGTCATCAGCGCGCCGCCGTCGTCGGAGGGCACGGGCGGGGTGACCCGCTCGCCCGCGGCGACGTACGGGGCGAAGGCCCGTACGTCCGCCTCCGCCTTCTGCCGCCCGGCGTCCGTCATCGCGCCGTCCGGCACGCTGTAGACGGCGACGGCGGGCATGACCTCGTCCTCGGGATCGCCGCGGAACTTCTCCAGTTGCGTGTTCAGCTCGGCGGACTCGGCGCTGCGCGGCAGAAAGGCGTTGGGGCCGGTGTCCTCGACGTCGCCGAGCTTGCCGGCCAGCGGGCCGAGCGCGACCAACAGGAGTATCCAGGCGGCCAGTACCAGCCATTTCGTACGCCGTCCTCCGGGGGCAGCCACGAGCTGCTTGATCCGAGCGGACATGGGATGGTCTCCTTCTGAAAGAGGTGAGTCGGGCGCACGACTGACCCGCACCGCGGCCGCTGTGGTTTGCCGACCTGGCCGTGGCGCGGAAGTGTGCCGGGGATTGCTTCGTCCTCGTACGGGCCGGAAGTTGCCGCTTCCGGCCCGTACGCGTGCTGGTGCTATTCGATCTCGCGCATCATCTTCTCCATCGAGGAGATGGAGCGCCGCGCCTCGGTGAGTTCGTCGATGCTGCGGCGGTGGAGTTCGAGATTGTCCTCCAGCAACTGCTGGTATTTGATGGCCAACTGCCGGTACTGCTCCTCGCGGGCCGCGAGCATCTTGGCCCGCCAGGTGGCGGCGATCTGCCAGACCACCACGATCAGCAGCGCGAAGAACCCGGCGGCACCGACCGCGCCGACCACGGCACCGACCGTGTCGCCGCTGTCGGCGAGGTGCACCGTCTGCTCGTTCATGAGGCTTCCTCTTTCACCGTCTCGGGCTTCCCGGTGCCGGCCTTGTCCTTCCCGGGGGGCTCGCCTTCCGGCTCGCCGTCACCGTCGCCGAGGGTGCGGGCGACCTCCTCGATCAGCTCGGGAGTCAGCTCGTACCGGAACGGGACCACCTCGTAGAACTTCATCGCCTTGCCGTCCTCTGACAGCTCCAGCGAGCCGGTGATCAGGCCCGCGGCCTCCAGCCGCTGCAGGTGCATGTGCAGCAGCGGGCGGCTCATGCCGATCTCGCGGGCCAGCCGGCTGACGTAGTTCCGGCCCTCGTGGAGCGCGGCGACGATCCGCAGGCGGTGCGGATTGCCGAGCGCGGCGAGGACCTTGAGCAGTTCGTCTCCGGACGGGGCCGGAGCGGGCGTCCGTGCCATCTGCGGCCCCTTCGTGCGTCGGTGTGTAAGTCCAAGCTGACAGGTGTCACAACTACCTGTCAAAGAGTACTGACACATGTCCGGGTCGTCTGGGGGTGACCCCGGGCGGGCCTCAGGGTTTCCCCTGAGTGGCCCGGCGGGAGGCGAGGCCGAACAGGGCGAGCGCCACGAGCTGCGCCGCCGCCGCGCCGGCCGGGAGGGCGCCGCTGCCGTACGCGTCGAGGAGGACGCCGCCGGCCGCGCCGCCGGCGGCGACGCCGAGGTAGACAGCGCTGCTGTTGAGCGCGAGGGCCTGGGCGCCGGCCGGTCCCGCGAGACGCAGCAGCCGGGCGCTGGCGGCCGGCGGGATCCACCAGGCCGCCGCCGACCACAGCAGCAGCAGCGGCACCACCAGCACCAGCGGCGCGGGGCGCAGCGGCCAGCAGCCGACGAGCCCGACCATCACCAGCGCGAACGCCCCGCAGCCCATCAGCAGCGCGCGCTCCGCGCCCCACCGGTCGGCGGCGGGGCCGCCGAGCTGGCTGCCGGCGATGCCGGCGGCACCGGCCAGCACGAAGATCACGCCGAGCCCCGTGGGGCCGACGCCGGCGAGGTCGCGGAGGTAGACGGCGAGGTAGGTGACCACCATCAGGTTGCCGAGTACGGCGACGGCGGTGGCGGCGAGGCCGACGAGCAGCGCGGGGCGGGCCAGCAGGGTCAGCCGGTCGGCCAGCCGCAGGGCCTCGCCGCGGGGCGGCTCGGGCAGCGTCGCGTACAGGGCGGCGAGGGAGGCGACGCCGAGGAGGCCGCCGAGGACGAACGCGCCCTGCCAGCCGGCGACCGCGCCGACCCAGGTGCCGAGCGGGACGCCGAGCAGCAGCGACGTGGTCAGCCCGGCGAAGACGGTGCCCATGTAACGGCCCTGCCGCTCCGGCGGGGCGAGGGCCGCGGCGGCGCCGAGGGCGCCGGGCACCACGATGGCGGCGGCGAGCGCGGCGGCCACGCGCAGCGCCATGAGGACGGGGAACGAGGCGACGAGCGGCATGGCGAAGTTGGCGGCGGCGAACACCGCGAGGGCGGCGGTGAACAGGGGGCGGCGGGCCCAGGTCGCGGTGAGCACGGAGGCGACGGGAGCGGCGAGGGCGAGCACCAGGGAGAAGACGGTGACGAGTTGCCCGACCGCGGCCTCGGAGACGTCCAGGTCGTCGGCGATACCGGGGAGCACGCCCGCGACCAGGTAGTCGTCGGTGGAGAATGTGAACGTCGTCAGCGTGAGCGCGATCAGCCAGCCCGGCAGGGAGCGGCGGAGGGGGGATGCGGCCTTCTGCAGGGTGGGATTCTCGTCCATGCCGTTAAGGTAACAGTCGTTACCCTAACGGCGTCCACCGGTTTCCGGGCCCTGCGCGTACGTGCGCTCCATGGGTACGTACGCGGGTGTCCTGGCGACCCGTACCAGGAGTGCCATGCCCAGACCAGCCGACCCGGCCCGCAAGACCGCCCTGCTCGACTCGGTCGTCGACTACCTCGTGGACCACGGCCTCGCCACCCTCTCGATGCGGCCGCTGGCCAAGGAGCTGGGGCAGAGCACGCGGGTGCTCACGCACCACTTCGCCGACAAGGCCGACCTGCTGGCCGCCACGCTGACGCGGCTGGACGAGCGGCAGCGGGAGTGGCTGGCCGGGCTGCCCGGCGCGGACGGCGAGATGGGCATGGGCGAGGTCGTACGGGCCACGTGGGAGTACCACCTGACGCCCGAGCATCTGCCGCTCACCCGGCTCATCCACGAGATCGAGGGGCTCGCCGCCGGGGACCGGCTGGGCGGGGCGACGTCGCGGCTGCTGGCGGACCGGGTGGAGTTCGTCGCGGGCTGGTTCCGCGACCGGGGGGTGCCGGCGGAGGCGGCGACGGGCTACGCGACGCTGCTCAACGCGGCCTTCGCGGGCTTGCAGATCGACATGCTCAACACCGGCGACCGGGAGCGCACCACGGCGGCGGCGCACCGGCTGGCGGACCTGGCGGACGGATGGGTGGCGGCGTACGCGGGGGCGCGGGAGGGGGCGTAGGCGGCGCGGGGAATGCGGGGCCTGGAGCGCGTCAGCGGCGCTTCTTGCGCTTGCGCTTGGCGGGGTTGCCGGTACGGGACGAGCGGCGGCGCGCGTGCTGCTCCAGCCGGTGCTCGTAGTCCTGGCGCAGCATCCCCTCGCCCGGGGCCTCGACGAAGCTCCGCACCGTGTACGCCAGCAGCACGCCGACGAAGCCTATGACCCGGATCGGCCGCCACGAGCTGTCCGCGGGCCCGGCCTCGTGCGGGCGGCTGAAGCCGCCGAGGGTGCGGGTGAAGGCCAGCGAGCTGCAGACCGCGAAGGCGGCGACCATCAGCAGTTGGACGATGCCGCCGCTGTCGGCGAGCTGCAGGCCGTTGTACGACAGCGCCAGCACGAACGCGCCGCCGGCGGCCAGCACCAGGGCCAGGACGGCGACGCCGACGCGGCGGGCCCAGTAGCCGCGCGAGCGGTCGACCCAGGTGGTGCCGAAGAACCGCAGGGGCTCGGGCAGCGGCGCGCCTTCTTGGCTCTCGGACTGCTGGTTGTCGCTCACGCACCCGATTATCGCGGAGCCCTCCGCGGCGTGTCCCGCGCCCCTGGGGACGGGGCCGGAGGCCGCCCCCGGCGCCGCCGGAGTACGGGCGCGGCCGCGCCGCCGCGGGCAGGCCCCGCCGCTACGGGCGGGGCGGCGCCGCGGCGGGCCGCGCCGTGCTCAGCCCTCCAGCTTGGTGACGTCCCGGACCGCGCCCTTGTCGGCGCTGGTCGCCATCGCCGCGTACGCCCGCAGGGCGGTGGACACCTTGCGCTCGCGGTCCCTCGGCGCGTACCGCCCGCCGAGGGCCGCGCGGCGCTCGGCGAGGGTCTGCTCGCCGACCAGCAGCTCGATGCTGCGGTTCGGGATGTCGATACGGATCGGGTCGCCGTCCTCGACCAGCGCGATCACGCCGCCTGCCGCCGCCTCCGGGGAGGCGTGGCCGATGGACAGCCCCGACGTGCCGCCGGAGAAGCGGCCATCGGTGACCAGCGCGCACGCCTTGCCCAGGCCGCGGCCCTTCAGGAACGACGTCGGGTAGAGCATCTCCTGCATGCCGGGGCCGCCCTTGGGGCCCTCGTACCGGATGACGACGACGTCGCCCTCCCTGACCTGCTTGCCGAGGATCTTGTCGCACGCCTCCTCCTGCGACTCGCAGACGACGGCGAGGCCCTCGAAGGTGAGGATCGAGGCGTCGACGCCCGCGGTCTTCACCACGGCCCCGTCCGCCGCGATGTTGCCCTTGAGCACCGCGAGACCGCCGTCCTGCGAGTACGCGTGCTCCAGCGAGCGGATGCAGCCGCCCTCGGCGTCGGTGTCCAGGGACTCCCAGCGCTCGGACTGCGAGAACGCCGTGGCCGACCGCACGCAGCCGGGCGCCGCGTGCCACAGCTCGACGGCCTCGGGCGACGGGGAGCCGCCGCGGACGTCCCACCGCTTGAGCCAGTCTGCGAGCGAGTCGGCGTGCACCGCGTGCACGTCCTCGTTCAGCAGTCCCGCGCGGTACAGCTCGCCGAGGATGGCGGGGATGCCGCCCGCGCGGTGCACGTCCTCCATGTAGTACGTCCCGCCGGGGGCCACGTTCGGCGCGACCTTGGCCAGGCACGGCACCCGGCGGGAGACGGCGTCGATGTCCGCCAGCCCGTAGTCGAGGCCGGCCTCCTGGGCGGCGGCCAGCAGGTGCAGGATCGTGTTCGTGGAGCCGCCCATGGCGATGTCCAGGGCCATCGCGTTCTCGAAGGCGCTGCGGCTCGCCACGTTGCGCGGGAGGACCGTCTCGTCGTCCTGCTCGTAGTAGCGGGTGGTCAGCTCGACCACCGTGCGGCCCGCGGCCTCGTAGAGCGCCTTGCGGGCGGTGTGGGTGGCGAGCACCGACCCGTTGCCCGGCAGGGAGAGGCCCATGGCCTCGGTCAGGCAGTTCATCGAGTTGGCGGTGAACATGCCGGAACAGGAGCCGCAGGTGGGGCAGGCGTTCTCCTCGATGCGCAGCACGTCGGCGTCGGAGACGCTGTCGTTCGCCGCGTCCACCATGGCGTCGATCAGGTCGAGCTTGCGGACCGTGCCGTCCACGAGGGTGGCGCGGCCGGCCTCCATGGGGCCGCCGGAGACGAAGACCGTGGGGATGTTCAGCCGCAGGGCGGCCATGAGCATCCCGGGGGTGATCTTGTCGCAGTTGGAGATGCAGACCAGGGCGTCGGCGCAGTGCGCCTCCACCATGTACTCCACGGAATCGGCGATCAGGTCGCGCGAGGGCAGGCTGTAGAGCATCCCGCCGTGGCCCATGGCGATGCCGTCGTCCACCGCGATGGTGTCGAACTCGCGCGGCACCGCGCCGGCGGCCTTGACCGCCTCGGAGACGATGCGGCCGACGGGCGCCAGGTGCGTGTGCCCCGGGACGAACTCGGTGAAGCTGTTGGCGACCGCGACGACGGGCTTGCCGATGTCCTCGTTCGCTACGCCCGAGGCGCGCATGAGGGCGCGGGCGCCCGCCATGTTGCGGCCGTGGGTGACGGTACGGGACCTCAGCGCGGGCATGTTTCCCTCCCGGGGAAGCGGTACATCCGAGTCTTCGAGCCTACGCCCCCTGCCCACGGTCCGGACCGTTTGTCCACAGTCCGGACGGACCGGTCGTGCCGCCGCACCCCGCCTGTGGACAACTCCGGGCGGTGTCAGCGCGTCCCGCTACGTTAGGCGCATGGCTTCCCGAAAGAGCGGCGGCAGGGACCGCCCCGCGTACCGCTGCGCCGAGTGCGGCTGGTCCACCGTGAAGTGGCTCGGCCGCTGCCCCGAGTGCCAGGCGTGGGGCACGATCGAGGAGGTCGGCGCGCCCGCGGTCAGGACCACGGCCGCCGGCCGGGTCACGACGGCGGCGCTGCCCATCGCGCAGGTCGACGCCCGCCGTGTCGAGGCCCGCTCGACGGGCGTGCCGGAGCTGGACCGGGTGCTCGGCGGCGGGCTCGTGCCCGGCGCGGTGGTGCTGATGGCCGGCGAGCCCGGGGTGGGGAAGTCGACGCTGCTGCTCGACGTCGCCGCGAAGGCCGCGGTCGGCAGCGAGCGCACGCTGTACGTGACGGGAGAGGAGTCCGCCGGCCAGGTCCGGCTGCGGGCCGACCGGATCGGGGCGCTGAGCGACGGGCTGTATCTGGCCGCCGAGACCGACCTCGCCGCCGTCCTCGCGCACCTCGACGAGGTCAAGCCCGCCCTGCTGGTGCTGGACTCCGTGCAGACCGTCGCCTCCGGCGAGATCGACGGCGCCCCCGGCGGCATGGCCCAGGTCCGGGAGGTCGCGGGTGCGCTGATCCGGGCCTCCAAGGAGCGCGGGATGGCCACGATCCTCGTCGGCCACGTGACGAAGGACGGCGCCATCGCCGGCCCCCGCCTGCTGGAGCACCTGGTGGACGTCGTGCTGCACATCGAGGGCGACCGGCACGCCCGGCTGCGGCTGGTCCGCGGCATGAAGAACAGGTACGGCGCGACCGACGAGGTCGGCTGCTTCGAGCTGCACGACGAGGGCATCATCGGCCTCGCCGACCCCAGCGGCCTGTTCCTGACCCGCCGGGACGAGCCCGTGCCCGGCACCTGCCTGACGGTGACCCTGGAGGGCCGCAGGCCGCTGGTCGCGGAGGTGCAGGCGCTCACCGTCGACTCGCAGATCCCCTCCCCCCGGCGCACCACGTCCGGTCTTGAGACCTCCCGGGTCTCGATGATGCTCGCCGTGCTGGAGCAGCGCGGCGACATCCGCGCGCTGTCCAAGCGGGACATCTACAGCGCCACCGTCGGCGGGGTGAAGCTCTCCGAGCCGGCCGCCGACCTGGCCGTCGCGCTCGCGCTGGCCAGCGCCGCCAGCGACACCCCGCTGCCGAAGAACCTGGTCGCGATCGGCGAGGTGGGCCTCGCCGGCGAGGTGCGGCGGGTGACCGGGGTGGCCAGGCGGCTGGCGGAGGCGGCCCGGCTCGGGTTCACGCAGGCACTCGTACCGGCGGATCCGGGCAAGATCCCCACAGGCATGAAAGTCCGGGAAGTCGCGGACATAGGGGACGCGTTGCGCGCGCTGCCGGCCGGCCGGCGGCGCACCGGCGGGGGGGCCCGGGAGCCGGCCGGAGAAAGGGAGCCGAGGGAGTCCCGGCAGCCCGAGGAGGCGCGCCGGTAGACTTTGCCCCGGTCTCTTCCGTGCGAGGGGGCGCAGGGGGCTCGTGCGTGCGCCGCCCGGCGTACGCGTAGGGCACCGAAACGACGACCGGAGGATTCCGGAGGGTTCCAGTGGCAGCAGGCGACCGGGTGGGCGCCCCGGGCAGAGCCGGCGGCAGTTCCGGCTCCGATGCCGCGGTGAGGGCCGCGCTGAGCGCGGTCGCGCCCGGCACGGGGCTGCGTGACGGCCTGGAGCGGGTCCTCCGCGGCAACACGGGCGGGCTCATCGTGCTGGGCACGGACAAGATCATCGAGTCCATCTGCACCGGCGGCTTCGTGCTGGACGTCGAGTTCACCGCGACCCGGCTGCGGGAGCTGTGCAAGCTCGACGGCGCCGTGGTCCTCGACCAGGACATCACGCGGATCGAGCGCGCGGGCGTGCAGTTGCTGCCCGACGCCTCGATCCCCACCGAGGAGACGGGCACCCGCCACCGCACCGCGCAGCGGGTGTCGATCCAGAGTGGCTTCCCCGTCGTCTCCGTCAGCCAGTCGATGCGGCTCATCGCGCTGTACGTCGACGGCCAGCGGCGCGTGCTGGAGGACTCCGCCGCGATCCTCTCCCGGGCGAACCAGGCGCTGGCCACCCTGGAGCGGTACAAGCTCCGGCTGGACGAGGTCGCCGGCACGCTCTCCGCGCTGGAGATCGAGGACCTGGTGACGGTGCGGGACGTCTCCGCCGTCGCGCAGCGGCTGGAGATGGTGCGCCGGATCGCCACCGAGATCGCGGAGTACGTGGTCGAGCTGGGCACCGACGGCCGGCTGCTGTCCCTCCAGCTCGACGAGCTGATCGCGGGCGTCGAGCCGGAACGCCAGCTCGTCGTCAGGGACTACGTGCCGGAGCGCACCGGCCGCCGCCCGCACACCGTGGAGCGCGCGCTCACCGAGCTGGACCGGCTCGCCCACGGCGAGCTGCTCGAACTGCCCATCGTGGCCCGCTCGCTGGGCTATTCCGGGGTGCCCGAGACCCTGGACGCCGCGGTCTCGCCGCGGGGTTACCGGCTGCTGGCCAAGGTGCCGCGCATCCCCAGCGCCGTCATCGACCGGCTGGTGGAGCACTTCGGCGGGCTGCAGAAGCTGCTCGCCGCCAGCGTGGACGACCTGCAGACGGTCGACGGCGTGGGCGAGGCGCGGGCCCGCTCGGTGCGCGAGGGGCTGTCGCGGCTGGCGGAGTCGTCGATCCTGGAGCGCTACGTCTGACGCGAGCGGCGCGGGACCGCGGGACCGGGGCGTCAACGCCTCGCCGCGGAGCGCCTCATGAGGCGTACGGCGGTCAACGTCCCGTGCGCGGGGGCCTCATGGAGACGTACGCGGTCAAACGCGCCGTGCCCGAAGGGCACCGGCGAACGTACGGCCGGTCGACACGCCCGCCGCAGCGGGCGCCGTGCCGACCGCTACGCCTT from Streptomyces sp. CMB-StM0423 includes the following:
- a CDS encoding MMPL family transporter, with translation MSARIKQLVAAPGGRRTKWLVLAAWILLLVALGPLAGKLGDVEDTGPNAFLPRSAESAELNTQLEKFRGDPEDEVMPAVAVYSVPDGAMTDAGRQKAEADVRAFAPYVAAGERVTPPVPSDDGGALMTLVPITDEEDLTDTIEDVRDVAADGAPPGVDVEVGGPAASLADSVAVFDSLDATLMLATLAVVTVLLLITYRSPVLWLFPVLAVGFAAVLTQAATYLLAKHASLPVDPQAAGILMVLVFGVGTDYALLLIARYREELHRHEDRHEAMQLALRRCFPAILASAATIAVGLSCLYFADISSSRSLGLVGAVGAVCAFLALVTVLPALLVIVGRWVFWPFVPRYGTPVHGHRTVWSRIGAAVARRPRWSWLMSLGVTALLVFGVVGMDFGLKQSELFQDKPESVVAQERISAHYPSGASDPADIVTNADAKDAVRAAVGKVDGVAGVTDGDTTGDLAALRVTLDDEPDSDAAKDTIDDLRTAVGEVEGADALVGGTTAEALDTQRAADRDLRVVVPIVLLVVFLVLIGLLRALVAPLVLLATAVLSNVAALGASYLLFDHVFDFAAVDWSIPLMGFVFLTALGIDYNIFLMTRVREEVALHGHAKGVLTGLTSTGGVITSAGIVLAATFSVFAGLPLVTMAQMGVLVGVGVLLDTFLIRTVMVPALALDLGKWTWWPGALFRQETRRAPAAADTAAGLPEADRVRA
- a CDS encoding ArsR/SmtB family transcription factor — protein: MARTPAPAPSGDELLKVLAALGNPHRLRIVAALHEGRNYVSRLAREIGMSRPLLHMHLQRLEAAGLITGSLELSEDGKAMKFYEVVPFRYELTPELIEEVARTLGDGDGEPEGEPPGKDKAGTGKPETVKEEAS
- a CDS encoding MFS transporter — protein: MDENPTLQKAASPLRRSLPGWLIALTLTTFTFSTDDYLVAGVLPGIADDLDVSEAAVGQLVTVFSLVLALAAPVASVLTATWARRPLFTAALAVFAAANFAMPLVASFPVLMALRVAAALAAAIVVPGALGAAAALAPPERQGRYMGTVFAGLTTSLLLGVPLGTWVGAVAGWQGAFVLGGLLGVASLAALYATLPEPPRGEALRLADRLTLLARPALLVGLAATAVAVLGNLMVVTYLAVYLRDLAGVGPTGLGVIFVLAGAAGIAGSQLGGPAADRWGAERALLMGCGAFALVMVGLVGCWPLRPAPLVLVVPLLLLWSAAAWWIPPAASARLLRLAGPAGAQALALNSSAVYLGVAAGGAAGGVLLDAYGSGALPAGAAAAQLVALALFGLASRRATQGKP
- a CDS encoding TetR/AcrR family transcriptional regulator, translating into MPRPADPARKTALLDSVVDYLVDHGLATLSMRPLAKELGQSTRVLTHHFADKADLLAATLTRLDERQREWLAGLPGADGEMGMGEVVRATWEYHLTPEHLPLTRLIHEIEGLAAGDRLGGATSRLLADRVEFVAGWFRDRGVPAEAATGYATLLNAAFAGLQIDMLNTGDRERTTAAAHRLADLADGWVAAYAGAREGA
- the ilvD gene encoding dihydroxy-acid dehydratase encodes the protein MPALRSRTVTHGRNMAGARALMRASGVANEDIGKPVVAVANSFTEFVPGHTHLAPVGRIVSEAVKAAGAVPREFDTIAVDDGIAMGHGGMLYSLPSRDLIADSVEYMVEAHCADALVCISNCDKITPGMLMAALRLNIPTVFVSGGPMEAGRATLVDGTVRKLDLIDAMVDAANDSVSDADVLRIEENACPTCGSCSGMFTANSMNCLTEAMGLSLPGNGSVLATHTARKALYEAAGRTVVELTTRYYEQDDETVLPRNVASRSAFENAMALDIAMGGSTNTILHLLAAAQEAGLDYGLADIDAVSRRVPCLAKVAPNVAPGGTYYMEDVHRAGGIPAILGELYRAGLLNEDVHAVHADSLADWLKRWDVRGGSPSPEAVELWHAAPGCVRSATAFSQSERWESLDTDAEGGCIRSLEHAYSQDGGLAVLKGNIAADGAVVKTAGVDASILTFEGLAVVCESQEEACDKILGKQVREGDVVVIRYEGPKGGPGMQEMLYPTSFLKGRGLGKACALVTDGRFSGGTSGLSIGHASPEAAAGGVIALVEDGDPIRIDIPNRSIELLVGEQTLAERRAALGGRYAPRDRERKVSTALRAYAAMATSADKGAVRDVTKLEG
- the radA gene encoding DNA repair protein RadA, translating into MASRKSGGRDRPAYRCAECGWSTVKWLGRCPECQAWGTIEEVGAPAVRTTAAGRVTTAALPIAQVDARRVEARSTGVPELDRVLGGGLVPGAVVLMAGEPGVGKSTLLLDVAAKAAVGSERTLYVTGEESAGQVRLRADRIGALSDGLYLAAETDLAAVLAHLDEVKPALLVLDSVQTVASGEIDGAPGGMAQVREVAGALIRASKERGMATILVGHVTKDGAIAGPRLLEHLVDVVLHIEGDRHARLRLVRGMKNRYGATDEVGCFELHDEGIIGLADPSGLFLTRRDEPVPGTCLTVTLEGRRPLVAEVQALTVDSQIPSPRRTTSGLETSRVSMMLAVLEQRGDIRALSKRDIYSATVGGVKLSEPAADLAVALALASAASDTPLPKNLVAIGEVGLAGEVRRVTGVARRLAEAARLGFTQALVPADPGKIPTGMKVREVADIGDALRALPAGRRRTGGGAREPAGEREPRESRQPEEARR
- the disA gene encoding DNA integrity scanning diadenylate cyclase DisA, translated to MAAGDRVGAPGRAGGSSGSDAAVRAALSAVAPGTGLRDGLERVLRGNTGGLIVLGTDKIIESICTGGFVLDVEFTATRLRELCKLDGAVVLDQDITRIERAGVQLLPDASIPTEETGTRHRTAQRVSIQSGFPVVSVSQSMRLIALYVDGQRRVLEDSAAILSRANQALATLERYKLRLDEVAGTLSALEIEDLVTVRDVSAVAQRLEMVRRIATEIAEYVVELGTDGRLLSLQLDELIAGVEPERQLVVRDYVPERTGRRPHTVERALTELDRLAHGELLELPIVARSLGYSGVPETLDAAVSPRGYRLLAKVPRIPSAVIDRLVEHFGGLQKLLAASVDDLQTVDGVGEARARSVREGLSRLAESSILERYV